Genomic DNA from Nicotiana tabacum cultivar K326 chromosome 21, ASM71507v2, whole genome shotgun sequence:
ATGCTTCCTTTCAGAAGTGTTTTAGAGATAAGTTCAAAAGAACCAGATGCTACATCCCGCATCTACCGTATCTTTTCCAAGTCATCAACGTCATAGATACACGACAAACGTCTAAAGTTAATTAGCTTACTTTTATCATAATAAAGTTCCTTCGTCTCTCTATGAGCAATAACTACAACCATTACTCATTTTGAATCAGCAGAAAAGCGCGCATTTGATGAAACCCGAGGATCTCCTTCAGCATCTTAGTCCCAGCCCCGTTCAGAAATGCAGCCTCGGCTGCCCAATTCTAGACCGCTTTCTCGGCGGCGGCATTCCTTGCAATTCAATTACCGAATTAGTTGCTGAAAGCGGCTGCGGCAAAACCCAAATCTCCCTTCAGCTCCTCCTCTCCGCTCAGCTCCCCACTTCTCTTGGCGGcctttcttcttcctccttatacCTCTACTCCGAATCTCCCTTTCCCCTCCGCCGCCTTCACCAACTCTCCTCCTCTTTCCCCACACTCCACAATCCTTTAGGTAACATTCTAACCCACCCTCTTCACTCTGCTCACCACCTGTTCGACGTATTGTCCCAAATAGACTCTTTATTATTATCCCGTCCTCCTTCCTTTCCCCCTATTAAGTTAATAGTAATTGACTCCATTGCTGCTTTATTTCGCTTTGAATTTGAGAACAACGCGCGCGACCTTAAGCAGAGATCGGGTTTATTCTTCAAGATTTCAAGCAAATTGAAGGAGCAAGCTAGACGTTTTGGGTTAGCGGTAGTGGTAATCAACCAGGTTGTGGATGTAATTGATGATTCTGATGTTTTAAGGATTGGGAACTCCACTTGCTTGTATACATCTGAGAGGAAAGTGTGTGCTGCGTTGGGTTTGTCATGGGCTAATTGTGTTAATACAAGATTATTCTTGTCAAGAAATGAAGAGAGAGTTGCTGATGAAGATTGCTTTACTACACAAACTCGGAGGTTTATACGCGTTGTTTTTGCTCCTCATCTGCCTGATTCTTACTGTGAGTTTGTTATTACTAGAGAAAAGGTTTTTGGTTTAGAAAGATAAAACATTGCTGGCTTAGTTAGTACTatagtaaaaaagaaaaagatttataTCATGAAGATGTCTGACCAATCTTTCAATTTATACAAAAAAGCTGCCCTTGGCACCTCAGTTTTATTGCCAAAATAATCAAGCTACAGATATTGTACAGAATAGATACAAAAGAACATGATACAATGTACCTCAAAGCATTCACACAAAGTAGATACAGAAAATACAAAATCCTTGAAACGTGGCACCAAAATGAAAAGTGTCCTAACAACTATTAATTCACAACTGCACAATGCTTCCTGATTTCACCTGTAGAACCTGTCTTAACTTCTATTTTCCCCATTTTCTCCATGGCCTTAGCAAATTCAGCATAGAACTCTTTGAGTGATCCTTGTACTAGTTGGTTGATGTATGATTTTGTCGTAGAACTTGTTGTTAAGGCTGCATCTGATTGGAAGAGGCCTCTCCTCTTGAGCAAAAGCTTGA
This window encodes:
- the LOC107831770 gene encoding DNA repair protein XRCC3 homolog, whose amino-acid sequence is MKPEDLLQHLSPSPVQKCSLGCPILDRFLGGGIPCNSITELVAESGCGKTQISLQLLLSAQLPTSLGGLSSSSLYLYSESPFPLRRLHQLSSSFPTLHNPLGNILTHPLHSAHHLFDVLSQIDSLLLSRPPSFPPIKLIVIDSIAALFRFEFENNARDLKQRSGLFFKISSKLKEQARRFGLAVVVINQVVDVIDDSDVLRIGNSTCLYTSERKVCAALGLSWANCVNTRLFLSRNEERVADEDCFTTQTRRFIRVVFAPHLPDSYCEFVITREKVFGLER